The following are encoded in a window of Pseudomonas graminis genomic DNA:
- a CDS encoding alpha/beta family hydrolase — protein MSKQQAAKRTADHCAQLAQEHGWIWDAPTGPAANAPSTLILAHGAGAPMDSDFMNDIATRLAALGVGVLRFEFPYMAQRRVDGRRRPPNPQPKLLECWHGVHAAVRAGVSGRVAIGGKSMGGRMASVIADDVEADGLFCLGYPFYAAAKPEKPRVAHLAELRTPTLIVQGERDALGNREAVEGYKLSKAIDVHWVPTANHDLKPLKSSGLTVEACMQEIAGLMARRLIG, from the coding sequence ATGAGCAAGCAACAGGCAGCGAAGCGAACGGCTGATCACTGCGCGCAACTGGCGCAAGAACACGGCTGGATCTGGGATGCGCCAACCGGCCCGGCGGCGAACGCGCCGTCGACGCTGATTCTCGCCCACGGCGCGGGCGCCCCGATGGACAGCGACTTCATGAACGACATCGCCACGCGCCTGGCGGCCTTAGGTGTCGGCGTGCTGCGCTTTGAGTTCCCCTACATGGCCCAGCGCCGAGTAGACGGGCGCAGACGACCGCCGAACCCTCAGCCGAAGTTGCTGGAGTGCTGGCATGGGGTGCACGCGGCGGTGCGCGCCGGTGTGAGTGGGCGGGTGGCAATCGGGGGCAAATCCATGGGCGGACGGATGGCCAGCGTCATTGCTGACGACGTAGAAGCCGATGGGTTGTTCTGTCTGGGCTATCCGTTCTACGCGGCAGCTAAACCCGAGAAGCCGCGGGTCGCGCACCTGGCGGAACTGCGGACGCCGACGCTGATCGTTCAGGGCGAACGTGATGCGTTGGGCAATCGAGAGGCGGTTGAAGGGTACAAGCTGTCGAAAGCCATTGACGTGCATTGGGTACCGACTGCCAACCATGACCTCAAACCGTTGAAATCATCGGGCCTCACTGTCGAGGCGTGCATGCAGGAAATCGCCGGGCTTATGGCGCGTCGGCTGATCGGATAG
- a CDS encoding autotransporter outer membrane beta-barrel domain-containing protein, with translation MASLTLSSAARWLALGDSQIGTLDLQDGVVAFADGGGQTLSIGTLSGRGLFDMRINLDDGTGDLLSVNGEASGRHQLRIQNTGTEAVPAEFDPLRVVHTEGGDAEFGLVGGRADLGVYSYELERQGTDWFIVGSGKEISPSTQSALALFNTAPTVWNSELTTLRSRMGEVRGQEQGGGWMRTYGSRFNAALDSGVDYSQKQQGLSFGADAPVPVGNGQLLLGLMGGYSKSDLDIGRGASGQVDSYYVGAYGTWLSEGGYYLDGVLKLNQFHNESKVAMSDGTKAKGDYSSKALGGSLEVGKHIKLGDEYFVEPFAQVSSVWIDGSSYTLDNGMQARTNQTQSVLGKVGSTLGRSFALKDGGVVKPYARVALAHEFSRSNDVSVNGQRFDNDLFGSRAELGAGVSVSLSERLQVHADFDYMKGEHVEQPWGANVGVRLAF, from the coding sequence GTGGCGTCTCTCACATTGTCCTCTGCCGCACGCTGGCTGGCCTTGGGCGATAGCCAAATTGGGACGCTTGATCTTCAGGATGGCGTCGTCGCTTTTGCCGATGGAGGTGGTCAAACACTTTCCATCGGCACGCTGTCCGGCCGTGGGCTTTTTGACATGCGTATCAACCTCGACGACGGCACCGGTGATTTGCTCAGCGTGAATGGGGAAGCCTCGGGCAGGCATCAACTGCGTATTCAAAACACCGGCACCGAAGCCGTTCCCGCCGAGTTTGACCCCCTTCGGGTGGTTCACACCGAAGGCGGGGATGCGGAGTTCGGGCTGGTGGGTGGTCGGGCGGACCTTGGGGTGTATTCCTATGAGCTTGAGCGCCAGGGGACGGACTGGTTCATCGTCGGGTCCGGCAAGGAGATCAGCCCGTCCACGCAAAGTGCGCTGGCGTTGTTCAACACGGCACCGACGGTGTGGAACAGCGAGTTGACGACGTTGCGCAGTCGCATGGGGGAGGTGCGCGGCCAGGAGCAGGGCGGCGGCTGGATGCGCACGTACGGCAGTCGCTTCAATGCGGCGCTGGATTCCGGCGTTGATTACAGCCAGAAGCAACAGGGTCTGTCGTTCGGTGCGGATGCGCCCGTGCCAGTGGGCAACGGCCAGTTGTTGCTCGGATTGATGGGCGGTTACAGCAAGTCCGATCTGGACATCGGCCGAGGCGCTTCGGGTCAGGTCGACAGCTACTACGTCGGCGCGTATGGCACGTGGTTGTCGGAAGGCGGTTATTACCTGGACGGCGTGCTGAAACTCAACCAGTTCCATAACGAGTCCAAGGTGGCGATGAGTGATGGCACCAAGGCCAAGGGTGATTACAGCAGCAAGGCGTTGGGCGGGTCGCTGGAAGTCGGCAAGCACATAAAGCTGGGCGATGAGTATTTCGTCGAGCCGTTCGCGCAGGTGTCCAGCGTCTGGATCGATGGCAGCAGCTACACTCTGGACAACGGCATGCAGGCCAGGACCAACCAGACCCAGTCGGTGCTGGGCAAGGTCGGCAGCACCTTGGGACGCAGCTTCGCCCTGAAGGACGGCGGCGTGGTTAAGCCGTACGCACGGGTGGCGTTGGCCCACGAGTTCTCCCGCAGCAATGACGTCAGCGTGAACGGTCAGCGTTTTGACAACGACCTGTTCGGCTCCCGCGCGGAATTGGGCGCAGGTGTTTCGGTATCGCTGTCCGAGCGACTCCAGGTGCACGCTGATTTCGATTACATGAAGGGTGAGCATGTTGAGCAGCCTTGGGGTGCGAACGTAGGTGTGCGTCTGGCGTTCTGA
- a CDS encoding FAD/NAD(P)-binding protein: MSAEHKGPDADILIVGGGLSGTMLAVQLLRLPGQRRIVIVESRSELGRGEAYSATELGHTLNGNAARMSVDPDDVDDLTRWLTDYIAAGGWPESDQQQVPVAELFPPRGIFGLYVQQRLAEARLIGERCGSTVEHVRGEVTDLQTNAAGLRLTLASGEHLTGRFGVLATGMFAAARTPQRDSNALNAAAVDPWDVNAMGQLDPQGRVLIIGSGLTMVDAVVSLEQAGHRGPIDVFSRHGLLPHVRRQPPTWPDFLAADLNIRSTRQLVRALREQCARAAEQGIDWQAPLDTVRVHIPRLWSQASDLQRRQFVRHVRPWWESHHHRSPPPSAHLLDRLIDEGRLNIHAASLLSVGSAEAGQISISVRYRGQDKATTESGAALINSTGIQYDWRRVDRALPRNLLARGLIQPGPLALGIAADAGGAVMDAEGRVSTRLYAMGPPLRGLWWESTAVTDVALQAKALAARLAAVSNVPS; this comes from the coding sequence ATGAGCGCTGAACACAAGGGACCTGACGCCGACATCCTCATCGTCGGCGGTGGCCTCAGCGGCACGATGCTGGCGGTGCAACTGCTGCGCCTGCCGGGTCAGCGGCGCATCGTCATCGTCGAGTCACGCAGCGAGTTGGGCCGGGGCGAGGCCTACAGCGCCACCGAGCTGGGCCATACGCTGAACGGCAACGCCGCGCGGATGAGCGTCGACCCGGACGACGTCGACGATCTCACCCGCTGGCTGACCGACTACATCGCCGCCGGTGGCTGGCCGGAGTCTGATCAACAGCAAGTGCCCGTGGCCGAGCTGTTTCCGCCCCGAGGGATTTTCGGTCTGTACGTCCAGCAGCGCCTGGCCGAGGCCCGGCTGATCGGCGAGCGGTGCGGTTCGACCGTCGAGCACGTGCGCGGCGAAGTCACCGACCTGCAGACTAACGCGGCTGGCCTGCGCCTGACCCTCGCGAGCGGTGAGCATTTGACCGGCCGCTTCGGTGTGTTGGCAACGGGCATGTTCGCCGCCGCGCGCACGCCTCAGCGCGATTCAAACGCCCTCAACGCCGCCGCCGTCGATCCGTGGGACGTAAACGCCATGGGCCAACTCGACCCCCAGGGCCGCGTGCTGATCATCGGCTCGGGCCTGACCATGGTCGACGCCGTGGTGTCTCTGGAGCAAGCAGGCCATCGCGGGCCCATCGACGTGTTTTCCCGCCACGGTCTGCTGCCCCACGTGCGCCGTCAGCCGCCGACATGGCCGGATTTTCTCGCCGCCGACCTGAACATACGCAGCACCCGGCAACTGGTCAGGGCCTTGCGCGAGCAGTGCGCCCGAGCGGCGGAGCAGGGCATCGACTGGCAGGCGCCGCTCGACACGGTGCGCGTGCATATTCCACGGCTGTGGAGTCAGGCGTCTGACCTGCAGCGGCGCCAATTCGTACGCCATGTCCGGCCGTGGTGGGAAAGCCATCACCACCGCTCGCCGCCGCCCAGCGCGCACTTGCTGGATAGGCTGATCGACGAAGGGCGCTTGAACATCCACGCCGCTTCATTGCTCAGCGTGGGAAGCGCCGAGGCTGGTCAGATTTCCATCAGCGTTCGCTATCGCGGCCAGGACAAGGCCACCACAGAGAGCGGCGCAGCGCTGATCAACTCGACCGGCATTCAATACGACTGGCGCCGGGTTGATCGTGCCTTGCCGCGCAATCTGTTGGCGCGTGGCCTGATTCAGCCGGGGCCGCTGGCGCTGGGGATCGCCGCCGATGCGGGTGGCGCGGTGATGGACGCTGAAGGGCGGGTCTCGACGCGGCTCTATGCCATGGGCCCGCCCTTGCGCGGCCTGTGGTGGGAAAGCACCGCCGTGACCGACGTGGCGTTGCAGGCCAAAGCGCTGGCGGCGCGACTGGCGGCGGTGAGCAACGTGCCAAGCTGA
- a CDS encoding CPBP family intramembrane glutamic endopeptidase produces the protein MSAQRWTSLFLLSLGYSLALLYGQLSLPVVITFGLLIMAGICVSHFQHRAVRLFGHALFIAIAAGLASHWLPGFLSARAIAGVRLSPEAAPYSMYLNLDEPLIGFWIAIACPWVFIALSPRRWLAVTSIALPVSAAACLSTAMVLGLVGWSPKWPEQTGIWALNNLLLVALTEELLFRGYLQGSLKRWLQHLPCHDALAIGMASALFGLAHIGAGWEWALLAGIAGTGYGVAYRLGGLPAAVLTHFGLNLLHFSLFTYPMFDR, from the coding sequence ATGTCGGCGCAACGCTGGACTTCCCTCTTCCTGCTCTCTCTCGGCTACAGCCTGGCGCTGCTCTACGGCCAGCTCAGCCTTCCCGTGGTCATCACCTTCGGACTGCTGATCATGGCCGGCATCTGCGTCAGCCATTTCCAGCACCGCGCCGTCCGCCTGTTCGGTCATGCCTTGTTCATCGCCATTGCGGCGGGGCTGGCCAGTCACTGGCTGCCCGGCTTCCTCAGCGCCAGGGCGATTGCCGGTGTTCGCCTCAGCCCCGAGGCCGCGCCGTATTCGATGTACCTGAATCTCGACGAGCCCCTCATCGGCTTCTGGATCGCCATCGCCTGCCCGTGGGTGTTTATCGCGTTGAGCCCACGACGCTGGCTGGCCGTGACCAGCATCGCCTTGCCTGTCTCCGCCGCAGCGTGTTTATCAACAGCGATGGTGCTGGGCCTCGTCGGCTGGTCGCCCAAGTGGCCGGAGCAAACGGGCATTTGGGCGCTGAACAACCTCTTGCTGGTCGCGCTGACTGAGGAATTGCTTTTTCGGGGTTATCTGCAAGGGAGCCTGAAGAGATGGCTGCAGCACTTACCCTGCCACGACGCTCTGGCAATCGGAATGGCATCGGCACTGTTCGGCCTCGCGCACATCGGCGCGGGCTGGGAATGGGCGCTTCTGGCGGGCATCGCAGGCACAGGTTACGGAGTGGCTTATCGACTGGGCGGGCTGCCCGCTGCCGTGCTCACCCACTTCGGTCTGAACCTGCTGCATTTCAGCCTGTTTACCTATCCGATGTTCGACCGGTAA
- a CDS encoding methyl-accepting chemotaxis protein, which yields MRNNQPITQRERTFPAQQRLISTTDARGVITYCNDAFIEISGFSKDELIKSPHNTVRHPDVPSAVFEHMWATLKQGLPWMGIVKNRCKNGDHYWVNAYVTPVFENKQVVGFESVRIKPTAEQVSRAEALYKRLNSGKSAVPSRDKWLPMLQDWLPFILVSQLSFLIGVWLNSPWGFALAAALSVPLGLLGLSWQQRGLKRLLRLAEQTTSDPLIAQMYTDSRGAQARLEMSILSQEARLKTCLTRLQDTAEHLNAQARQSDSLAQASSTGLERQRVETEQVATAVNQMAATTQEVANHVQRTADATQQANELTRRGREIASDTREAIQRLSASVGETGLTVTQLAKDSDEIGGVVDVIKGIADQTNLLALNAAIEAARAGEMGRGFAVVADEVRQLAQRTTESTGQIHALIAKLQQTATNAVQTMNTGRRQAEEGVEQVMEADRALVGISDAVANITDMTTQIAAATEEQSSVAEEVSRNISTIAHLADQTSDEARRSATLSAELTQTANTQYSLVERFNR from the coding sequence ATGCGAAATAACCAGCCCATCACTCAACGCGAACGGACCTTCCCGGCGCAGCAACGGTTGATCTCCACCACCGATGCGCGCGGCGTCATTACCTATTGCAACGACGCCTTCATTGAAATCAGCGGTTTTTCCAAGGATGAGCTGATCAAATCGCCCCACAACACCGTGCGCCATCCGGACGTGCCGTCGGCGGTCTTCGAACACATGTGGGCCACCCTCAAGCAGGGCTTGCCGTGGATGGGGATCGTCAAGAACCGCTGCAAGAACGGCGACCACTACTGGGTCAACGCCTACGTCACGCCGGTCTTCGAGAACAAGCAAGTCGTCGGGTTCGAGTCCGTGCGCATCAAGCCGACCGCGGAACAGGTGTCCCGCGCCGAAGCGCTGTACAAACGCCTGAACAGTGGCAAAAGCGCAGTGCCAAGCCGCGACAAATGGCTGCCGATGCTGCAGGACTGGCTGCCGTTCATCCTGGTCAGCCAGCTGAGCTTTCTGATTGGCGTCTGGTTGAACTCCCCCTGGGGCTTCGCGCTGGCGGCTGCCCTGTCGGTGCCGCTGGGCCTGCTGGGATTGAGCTGGCAACAACGCGGCCTCAAGCGTCTGCTGCGTCTGGCCGAGCAAACCACGTCCGACCCGTTGATCGCACAGATGTACACCGACAGTCGCGGCGCACAGGCACGACTGGAAATGTCGATTCTCAGCCAGGAAGCCCGTCTCAAGACCTGCCTGACCCGCCTGCAGGACACTGCCGAACACCTCAACGCTCAGGCGCGGCAGTCCGACAGCCTGGCGCAGGCCAGCTCTACCGGTCTGGAACGTCAGCGCGTCGAAACCGAACAGGTCGCCACCGCCGTCAACCAGATGGCCGCGACCACCCAGGAAGTGGCCAATCACGTGCAGCGCACCGCTGATGCCACGCAGCAGGCCAACGAACTGACCCGTCGCGGCCGCGAGATCGCCAGCGACACCCGCGAGGCCATCCAGCGTCTTTCGGCTTCGGTGGGCGAAACCGGCCTGACCGTGACCCAGCTGGCGAAAGACAGCGACGAAATCGGTGGCGTTGTCGACGTCATCAAAGGCATCGCCGACCAGACCAACCTGTTGGCCCTCAACGCCGCCATCGAAGCCGCCCGCGCGGGCGAAATGGGTCGCGGCTTTGCTGTCGTCGCCGATGAAGTCCGCCAACTGGCGCAACGCACCACCGAGTCGACCGGCCAGATCCACGCCCTCATTGCCAAGCTGCAACAGACGGCCACCAACGCGGTTCAGACCATGAACACAGGCCGGCGCCAGGCCGAAGAAGGCGTCGAGCAGGTCATGGAAGCCGACAGGGCGTTGGTAGGCATCAGCGACGCAGTGGCCAACATCACCGACATGACCACGCAGATCGCTGCCGCCACCGAAGAGCAAAGCTCGGTGGCAGAAGAGGTCAGCCGCAACATCAGCACCATCGCGCACCTGGCCGACCAGACCTCCGACGAAGCCCGTCGCTCTGCCACGCTCAGTGCGGAACTCACCCAGACAGCCAACACGCAATACTCCTTGGTAGAGCGCTTTAACCGCTGA
- the acnA gene encoding aconitate hydratase AcnA: MPSLDSLKSLKTLEVSNKTYHYFSLPDAARTLGDLDKLPMSLKVLLENLLRWEDNHTVTGDDLKALADWLIERKSHREIQYRPARVLMQDFTGVPAVVDLAAMRAAVAKAGGDPQRINPLSPVDLVIDHSVMVDRFGDDKAFGENVDIEMQRNGERYAFLRWGQNAFDNFSVVPPGTGICHQVNLEYLGRTVWTKEEDGRTYAFPDTLVGTDSHTTMINGLGVLGWGVGGIEAEAAMLGQPVSMLIPEVIGFKLTGKLREGITATDLVLTVTQMLRKKGVVGKFVEFYGDGLADLPLADRATIANMAPEYGATCGFFPVDDVTLDYLRLSGRPDETVQLVEAYCKAQGLWRLPGQEPAFTDALELDMGSVVASLAGPKRPQDRVALPDVSQAFSDFLGLAVSPSKQEEGRLESEGGGGVAVGNAAQVGEAEYEYNGQTYRLKNGAVVIAAITSCTNTSNPSVMMAAGLLAKKAVEKGLQRKPWVKSSLAPGSKVVTDYYNAAGLTEYLDKLGFDLVGYGCTTCIGNSGPLPDPIEKAIQQSDLTVASVLSGNRNFEGRVHPLVKTNWLASPPLVVAYALAGTVRTDLSSEPLGEGSDGQPVYLRDIWPTQQEIADAVMNVSTGMFHKEYAEVFAGDAQWQAIEVPEAATYVWQPDSTYIQHPPFFEDVAGPLPIIADVQQARVLAVLGDSVTTDHISPAGNIKLDSPAGRYLRSKGVEYKDFNSYGSRRGNHEVMMRGTFANIRIRNEMLGGEEGGYTLHVPTDEKLPIYDAAMRYQDEGTPLVVIAGQEYGTGSSRDWAAKGTNLLGVKAVIAESFERIHRSNLVGMGVLPLQFRAGESRKTLGLTGKEVLNITGLTGATLQPGMSLAVQITREDGQQENIDVLCRIDTLNEVEYFKAGGILHYVLRQLIAS; encoded by the coding sequence ATGCCCTCCCTCGATAGCCTGAAAAGCCTCAAAACCCTCGAAGTCAGCAACAAGACCTACCACTACTTCAGCCTCCCGGATGCCGCGCGCACGCTGGGCGATCTCGACAAACTGCCGATGTCGCTCAAGGTGCTGCTGGAAAACCTGCTGCGCTGGGAAGACAACCACACGGTGACCGGCGACGACCTCAAGGCCCTCGCCGACTGGCTGATCGAGCGCAAATCCCACCGCGAAATCCAGTACCGCCCCGCCCGCGTGCTGATGCAGGATTTCACCGGCGTGCCGGCGGTGGTTGACCTGGCCGCCATGCGCGCCGCTGTGGCCAAGGCCGGTGGCGATCCCCAGCGCATCAACCCGCTGTCGCCGGTGGATCTGGTCATCGATCACTCGGTCATGGTCGACCGCTTCGGCGACGACAAGGCCTTCGGCGAGAACGTCGACATCGAGATGCAGCGCAACGGCGAGCGTTACGCGTTTCTGCGCTGGGGCCAGAATGCGTTCGATAACTTCAGCGTGGTGCCGCCGGGCACCGGGATCTGCCACCAGGTCAACCTGGAATACCTCGGCCGCACTGTGTGGACCAAGGAAGAAGACGGCCGCACCTACGCCTTCCCGGATACGCTGGTCGGCACCGACTCCCACACCACCATGATCAACGGCCTCGGCGTACTGGGCTGGGGCGTCGGCGGCATCGAAGCGGAAGCGGCCATGCTCGGCCAACCGGTGTCGATGCTGATTCCGGAAGTCATCGGCTTCAAGCTCACCGGGAAACTGCGCGAAGGCATCACCGCCACCGACCTGGTGCTGACCGTGACGCAAATGCTGCGCAAGAAAGGCGTGGTCGGTAAGTTCGTCGAGTTTTATGGCGATGGCCTGGCGGACTTGCCGCTGGCGGACCGGGCCACCATTGCCAACATGGCCCCGGAATACGGCGCGACCTGCGGCTTCTTCCCGGTCGACGATGTCACGCTGGATTACCTGCGTCTGTCGGGGCGTCCGGACGAAACCGTGCAACTGGTCGAAGCCTATTGCAAGGCCCAGGGCCTGTGGCGCTTGCCCGGTCAGGAACCGGCGTTTACCGATGCGCTGGAGCTGGACATGGGTTCCGTCGTGGCCAGCCTCGCAGGGCCAAAACGTCCGCAAGACCGCGTTGCCCTCCCCGATGTGTCCCAGGCTTTCAGCGACTTCCTGGGGTTGGCGGTCAGCCCGAGCAAGCAGGAAGAAGGCCGACTGGAAAGCGAAGGCGGCGGCGGTGTTGCAGTGGGCAACGCCGCGCAAGTGGGCGAGGCTGAGTATGAATACAACGGCCAGACTTACCGCTTGAAAAACGGCGCGGTGGTCATTGCGGCCATCACGTCCTGCACCAACACCTCAAACCCCAGCGTGATGATGGCGGCCGGCCTGCTGGCGAAAAAGGCCGTGGAGAAGGGCCTGCAGCGCAAACCGTGGGTGAAGAGCTCGCTGGCGCCGGGCTCAAAGGTCGTGACCGATTACTACAACGCCGCCGGTCTCACGGAGTATCTCGATAAGTTGGGCTTCGACCTGGTGGGGTACGGCTGCACCACTTGTATTGGCAACTCGGGGCCGTTGCCTGATCCAATCGAGAAAGCCATTCAGCAGTCGGACCTGACTGTCGCGTCGGTGCTGTCGGGCAACCGCAATTTCGAGGGCCGCGTGCACCCGCTGGTGAAAACCAACTGGCTGGCCTCACCGCCGCTGGTGGTCGCTTACGCGTTGGCCGGCACCGTGCGCACCGACCTGAGCAGCGAGCCTCTGGGCGAAGGCAGCGATGGGCAGCCGGTGTACCTGCGTGACATCTGGCCGACCCAGCAGGAAATCGCTGACGCGGTCATGAACGTCAGCACAGGCATGTTTCACAAGGAATACGCCGAGGTTTTCGCCGGCGACGCGCAGTGGCAAGCCATTGAGGTGCCCGAGGCGGCGACTTACGTCTGGCAGCCGGACTCGACGTACATCCAGCACCCGCCGTTCTTCGAGGACGTGGCCGGGCCATTGCCGATCATCGCTGACGTGCAGCAGGCTCGCGTGCTGGCGGTGCTGGGCGACTCGGTGACCACTGACCACATCTCCCCCGCCGGCAACATCAAACTCGACAGCCCGGCCGGTCGTTATCTGCGCAGCAAGGGCGTGGAGTACAAGGACTTCAACTCGTACGGCTCGCGGCGCGGCAACCATGAAGTGATGATGCGCGGCACCTTCGCCAACATCCGCATCCGCAACGAAATGCTCGGCGGCGAAGAAGGCGGCTACACGCTGCACGTGCCCACCGACGAGAAGCTGCCGATCTATGATGCGGCGATGCGTTACCAGGACGAAGGCACGCCGCTGGTGGTCATTGCCGGTCAGGAATATGGCACGGGTTCCAGTCGCGACTGGGCGGCGAAGGGGACGAATCTGCTGGGGGTCAAAGCGGTGATCGCCGAGAGTTTCGAGCGCATTCACCGTTCCAACCTGGTCGGCATGGGCGTCCTGCCGCTGCAGTTCAGGGCGGGCGAAAGCCGTAAAACCCTCGGCCTGACCGGCAAGGAAGTGCTGAACATTACCGGACTTACCGGCGCGACGCTGCAACCGGGCATGAGCCTGGCGGTGCAGATCACCCGGGAGGACGGGCAGCAGGAAAACATCGACGTGCTGTGCCGGATCGATACCCTGAATGAAGTGGAATACTTCAAGGCGGGCGGGATCCTGCATTACGTGCTGCGGCAGCTGATTGCTTCCTGA
- the rlmM gene encoding 23S rRNA (cytidine(2498)-2'-O)-methyltransferase RlmM: MNTLFMHCRPGFESEVCSELSEHAARLEVSGYAKAKTDAAFAEFICTEADGAERLMNSLKFHELIFPRQWARGVFVQLPETDRISVILEHMAGFAPCGSLWLEVVDTNDGKELSTFCRKFEAPLRKALEKAGKLIDNPSLPRLLLTFKSGREVFLGLADADNSAMWPMGIPRLKFPREAPSRSTLKLEEAWHHFIPRDQWDERLSGDMTGVDLGAAPGGWTYQLVRRGMLVTAIDNGPMAESLMDTGLVQHLMADGFTFKPRQPVDWMVCDIVEKPARNAALLETWLGEGLCREAVVNLKLPMKQRYAEVRRLLERIEDGFKARGVKVAIGCKQLYHDREEVTCHLRRLDMKRKG, translated from the coding sequence GTGAACACCCTTTTCATGCATTGCCGCCCCGGTTTCGAAAGCGAGGTCTGCTCGGAGCTCAGCGAGCACGCCGCCCGCCTCGAGGTGTCCGGCTACGCCAAGGCGAAGACTGACGCCGCCTTTGCCGAATTCATCTGCACCGAGGCCGATGGCGCCGAGCGGCTGATGAACAGTCTGAAGTTCCACGAACTGATTTTCCCCCGGCAGTGGGCCCGTGGCGTGTTTGTCCAACTGCCGGAAACCGACCGCATCAGCGTGATCCTCGAGCACATGGCCGGGTTTGCCCCGTGTGGCAGCCTCTGGCTGGAAGTGGTCGACACCAACGACGGCAAGGAGCTCTCGACCTTCTGCCGCAAGTTCGAAGCGCCGTTGCGCAAGGCGCTGGAGAAGGCCGGCAAACTGATCGACAACCCGAGCCTGCCGCGTTTGTTGCTGACGTTCAAAAGCGGGCGCGAAGTGTTCCTCGGGCTGGCCGACGCGGACAACTCGGCGATGTGGCCCATGGGCATTCCGCGCCTGAAATTCCCCCGGGAAGCGCCGAGCCGCTCGACCCTCAAGCTCGAAGAGGCCTGGCACCATTTCATCCCCCGGGATCAGTGGGACGAGCGCCTGTCGGGCGACATGACCGGCGTCGACCTCGGTGCAGCACCCGGTGGCTGGACCTATCAGTTGGTGCGGCGCGGCATGCTGGTCACCGCCATCGATAACGGGCCGATGGCCGAAAGCCTGATGGACACCGGACTGGTGCAGCACTTGATGGCGGACGGCTTTACCTTCAAGCCGCGTCAGCCGGTGGACTGGATGGTTTGCGACATCGTCGAGAAGCCCGCGCGCAACGCCGCGCTGCTGGAAACCTGGCTGGGCGAGGGCTTGTGCCGCGAGGCCGTGGTCAATCTCAAGTTGCCGATGAAGCAGCGTTACGCCGAAGTGCGGCGTTTGCTGGAGCGTATCGAAGACGGCTTCAAGGCGCGCGGCGTCAAGGTGGCTATCGGTTGCAAGCAGCTGTACCACGACCGCGAAGAAGTGACCTGCCATCTAAGGCGGCTGGACATGAAACGCAAGGGCTGA